A window of the Streptomyces sp. NBC_01351 genome harbors these coding sequences:
- a CDS encoding PHP domain-containing protein produces MRIDLHAHSTASDGTDTPAELVRNAAAAGLDVVALTDHDTVGGYAEAIAAVPAGLTLVTGAELSCRLDGVGMHMLAYLFDPEEPELSRERELVRDDRTPRAQTMVGKLQDLGVDVTWEQVARIAGEGSVGRPHIATALVELGVVPTVSDAFTPDWLADGGRAYAQKHELDPFDAIRLVKAAGGVTVFAHPLAVKRGECVPEAAIAELAAAGLDGIEVDHMDHDADTRARLRALAADLGLLTTGSSDYHGSRKTCRLGEYTTDPEIYGEITRRATGAFPVPGAGGRER; encoded by the coding sequence GTGCGCATCGACCTGCACGCCCACTCCACGGCCTCCGACGGTACGGACACCCCCGCCGAGCTGGTGCGCAATGCCGCTGCCGCCGGGCTGGACGTGGTCGCCCTGACCGACCACGACACCGTGGGCGGGTACGCGGAGGCGATCGCCGCGGTGCCGGCCGGGCTGACCCTGGTCACCGGGGCCGAGCTGTCCTGCCGCCTCGACGGGGTCGGGATGCACATGCTCGCGTACCTCTTCGACCCCGAGGAGCCGGAGCTTTCCCGCGAGCGCGAGCTCGTCCGGGACGACCGGACCCCGCGCGCGCAGACCATGGTCGGCAAGCTCCAGGACCTCGGCGTGGACGTCACCTGGGAGCAGGTGGCCCGGATCGCCGGTGAGGGCTCGGTCGGCCGGCCGCACATCGCGACCGCCCTCGTCGAGCTGGGCGTCGTGCCCACCGTGTCGGACGCCTTCACGCCCGACTGGCTCGCCGACGGCGGCCGCGCGTACGCGCAGAAGCACGAGCTCGACCCCTTCGACGCCATCCGCCTGGTCAAGGCGGCCGGCGGGGTCACCGTCTTCGCGCACCCCCTCGCAGTCAAGCGCGGCGAGTGCGTGCCCGAGGCCGCGATAGCCGAGCTGGCGGCCGCGGGCCTGGACGGCATCGAGGTGGACCACATGGACCACGACGCGGACACCCGCGCCCGGCTGCGCGCCCTGGCCGCGGACCTCGGCCTGCTGACCACCGGGTCCAGCGACTACCACGGCAGCCGCAAGACCTGCCGCCTCGGGGAGTACACGACCGACCCCGAGATCTACGGCGAGATCACGCGTCGTGCGACCGGGGCCTTCCCGGTGCCCGGCGCCGGCGGACGCGAGCGCTGA
- a CDS encoding DUF6758 family protein, which translates to MRGEPSCPKCGGRVRAPGLFSDSWQCAVHGAVYPLQPVIPPSVEGLSVVVHRAQVPVWMPWPLPVGWLFTGVASAGDDRSGGRATAVACSGPGPLGGMGELLLVAEELGVGLGARFAGIDGLDPGPHIDVSDPPHAKVAAAGRPTPLWHLKGAPDDRAVFAGEARGLWLWAIVWPEQTGLLMYDELVLTDLRDAGAELELLPCGALSPRILKPT; encoded by the coding sequence ATGAGGGGTGAACCAAGTTGCCCGAAGTGCGGTGGCCGGGTCAGGGCGCCCGGACTCTTCTCCGACTCCTGGCAGTGCGCGGTGCATGGCGCTGTCTACCCTCTGCAACCAGTGATCCCGCCCAGTGTCGAAGGCCTGAGCGTGGTCGTGCACCGTGCGCAGGTGCCGGTGTGGATGCCGTGGCCGTTGCCGGTGGGGTGGCTGTTCACCGGGGTCGCCTCCGCCGGTGACGACCGCAGCGGGGGCCGGGCGACGGCCGTGGCCTGCTCGGGTCCCGGTCCGCTCGGTGGCATGGGCGAGCTGCTGCTGGTCGCCGAGGAGCTGGGAGTGGGGCTCGGAGCACGGTTCGCGGGCATCGACGGCCTCGACCCCGGCCCGCACATCGACGTATCGGACCCGCCGCACGCCAAGGTGGCCGCGGCCGGCCGGCCGACACCGCTGTGGCACCTGAAGGGGGCACCCGACGACCGGGCCGTCTTCGCCGGCGAGGCGCGGGGCCTGTGGCTCTGGGCGATCGTCTGGCCGGAGCAGACCGGCCTCCTGATGTACGACGAGCTCGTCCTCACCGACCTCCGCGACGCGGGGGCCGAGCTCGAACTCCTCCCGTGCGGCGCCCTGAGCCCCCGCATCCTTAAGCCGACATAG
- a CDS encoding suppressor of fused domain protein, translating into MAEILALVEARLRSAFGEPDARAAVTFLGTDRIEVLRFAEGDLVRYATLGMSAHPMTDPTDVVADPVRGPRAELVLTVRAGIAPTDKLLRPLAVLAASPQVEGLIVAPGASLDVGDPLWDGAAFSSVLVAEPGGLVEDLELDEPMDPVRFLPLLPMTANEAAWKRVHGAAALQERWLARGTDLRDPLRSAVALD; encoded by the coding sequence ATGGCAGAAATTCTGGCCCTCGTCGAGGCCCGGCTGCGCTCCGCGTTCGGCGAACCCGACGCCCGCGCCGCCGTCACCTTCCTGGGCACCGACCGCATCGAGGTACTCCGCTTCGCCGAGGGCGACCTCGTGCGGTACGCGACCCTCGGGATGTCCGCGCACCCCATGACCGACCCGACCGACGTCGTCGCCGACCCCGTACGCGGTCCGCGCGCCGAGCTCGTGCTGACCGTACGGGCGGGAATCGCACCCACCGACAAGCTGCTCCGGCCGCTTGCCGTGCTGGCGGCCTCCCCCCAGGTGGAGGGCCTGATCGTGGCCCCCGGCGCCTCGCTCGACGTGGGCGATCCGCTCTGGGACGGGGCCGCCTTCAGCTCCGTCCTCGTGGCCGAACCGGGGGGCCTGGTGGAGGACCTGGAACTGGACGAACCCATGGACCCGGTCCGCTTCCTCCCCCTTCTTCCGATGACCGCGAACGAGGCCGCCTGGAAGCGCGTCCACGGCGCGGCGGCCCTCCAGGAACGCTGGCTCGCCCGCGGCACAGATCTGCGGGACCCGCTGCGCAGCGCGGTCGCCCTGGACTGA
- a CDS encoding magnesium and cobalt transport protein CorA: protein MSMLPYLRAAVRPSLRRSTPVQPGYDTTRDPSASSAVVDCAVYRDGRRALGSACLTPREAMRRVREDGGFAWIGLHEPTEAEFAGIAATFGLHPLAVEDAVHAHQRPKLERYDDTLFTVFKTIHYVEHAELTATSEVVETGEVMCFTGPDFVITVRHGGQGSLKGLRHRLQDDPDLLSKGPSSVLHSIADHVVDGYIAVAAAVQDDIDEVESAVFAAPAKGVARGGDAGRIYQLKREVLEFKRAVSPLLRPMELLSERPMRLVDPDIQKYFRDVADHLARVHEQVVGFDELLNSILQANLAQATVAQNEDMRKITSWAAIIAVPTMICGVYGMNFEHMPELQWKYGYPLVMASIVGICLTIHRALRRHGWL from the coding sequence ATGTCGATGCTGCCCTACCTGCGTGCGGCCGTCCGTCCGTCGCTCCGCAGGTCCACCCCCGTCCAGCCCGGCTACGACACCACCCGCGACCCGTCGGCGAGCAGCGCCGTGGTCGACTGCGCCGTGTACCGCGACGGCCGGCGCGCCCTCGGATCCGCCTGTCTGACGCCGCGTGAGGCGATGCGCAGGGTCCGCGAGGACGGCGGTTTCGCGTGGATCGGCCTGCACGAGCCGACCGAGGCCGAGTTCGCGGGGATCGCCGCCACCTTCGGGCTGCACCCCCTCGCCGTGGAGGACGCGGTCCACGCGCACCAGCGGCCGAAGCTGGAGCGGTACGACGACACCCTCTTCACCGTCTTCAAGACGATCCACTACGTCGAGCACGCCGAACTGACCGCCACCAGCGAGGTGGTGGAGACCGGCGAGGTGATGTGCTTCACCGGCCCCGACTTCGTCATCACCGTCCGGCACGGCGGCCAGGGCTCCCTGAAGGGACTGCGCCACCGCCTCCAGGACGACCCGGACCTCCTCTCCAAGGGCCCCTCCTCGGTCCTGCACTCCATCGCCGACCACGTCGTCGACGGCTACATCGCGGTCGCGGCGGCCGTCCAGGACGACATCGACGAGGTGGAGAGCGCGGTCTTCGCCGCCCCGGCCAAGGGCGTGGCGCGCGGCGGTGACGCGGGCCGGATCTACCAGCTCAAGCGCGAGGTGCTGGAGTTCAAGCGGGCGGTCTCCCCCCTGCTGCGGCCCATGGAGCTGCTGAGCGAGCGCCCGATGCGGCTGGTGGACCCGGACATCCAGAAGTACTTCCGGGACGTCGCCGACCACCTGGCACGCGTCCACGAGCAGGTCGTCGGCTTCGACGAGCTGCTGAACTCGATCCTCCAGGCCAATCTCGCGCAGGCGACGGTCGCCCAGAACGAGGACATGCGCAAGATCACCTCGTGGGCGGCGATCATCGCCGTGCCGACGATGATCTGCGGGGTGTACGGGATGAACTTCGAGCACATGCCCGAGCTCCAGTGGAAGTACGGCTATCCCCTCGTGATGGCCTCGATCGTCGGCATCTGTCTCACCATCCACCGCGCCCTCCGACGCCACGGCTGGCTCTAG
- a CDS encoding magnesium transporter MgtE N-terminal domain-containing protein, with protein sequence MAGGAPRIFVSHLSGVPVFDPNGDQVGRVRDLVAMLRVGGRPPRLLGLVVEVVSRRRIFLPMTRVTGVESGQVITTGVVNMRRFEQRPTERLVLGELLDRRVQLTATGEEVTVLDVAIQQLPARRDWEIDRIFVRKGKGGALRRRGETLTVEWSAVTGFSLEEHGQGAENLVATFEQMRPADVANVLHHLTPKRRAEVANALDDDRLADVMEELPEDEQVEILGKLKEERAADVLEAMDPDDAADLLSELPEVDKERLLTLMQPDDAADVRRLLSYEENTAGGLMTTEPIVLRPDATVADALARVRQADLSPALAAQVYVCRPPDETPTGKYLGTVHFQRLLRDPPFTLVSSIVDTDLPPLRPDASLPAVTTHLAAYNMVAVPVVDESGSLLGAVTVDDVLDHLLPDDWRETDFHSEEAVGGH encoded by the coding sequence ATGGCTGGTGGCGCCCCGCGGATCTTCGTCTCGCATCTGTCGGGTGTGCCCGTGTTCGACCCCAACGGCGACCAGGTCGGGCGGGTCCGCGACCTCGTGGCGATGCTGCGCGTCGGCGGCCGGCCGCCGCGCCTGCTGGGGCTGGTGGTCGAGGTGGTCAGCCGGCGCCGGATCTTTCTGCCGATGACCCGGGTCACGGGCGTGGAGTCCGGGCAGGTCATCACCACCGGTGTCGTCAACATGCGGCGCTTCGAGCAGCGCCCCACCGAACGGCTGGTCCTCGGCGAGCTGCTCGACCGCCGGGTGCAGCTGACCGCGACCGGCGAGGAGGTCACCGTCCTCGACGTGGCCATCCAGCAGCTGCCGGCCCGCCGGGACTGGGAGATCGACCGGATCTTCGTACGCAAGGGCAAGGGCGGCGCACTGCGCCGGCGCGGCGAGACCCTGACGGTGGAGTGGTCGGCGGTGACGGGCTTCTCCCTGGAGGAGCACGGGCAGGGCGCCGAGAACCTGGTCGCCACCTTCGAGCAGATGCGCCCGGCCGACGTGGCGAACGTCCTGCACCACCTGACGCCGAAGCGGCGCGCCGAGGTGGCCAACGCCCTCGACGACGACCGGCTCGCGGACGTCATGGAGGAGCTCCCCGAGGACGAGCAGGTGGAGATCCTCGGCAAGCTCAAGGAGGAGCGCGCCGCGGACGTCCTGGAGGCGATGGACCCGGACGACGCGGCGGACCTGCTGTCCGAGCTGCCGGAGGTCGACAAGGAGCGGCTGCTGACGCTGATGCAGCCGGACGACGCGGCCGACGTGCGGCGCCTGCTGTCCTACGAGGAGAACACCGCCGGCGGTCTGATGACCACCGAGCCGATCGTGCTGCGCCCGGACGCGACCGTCGCGGACGCGCTGGCCCGCGTACGGCAGGCGGACCTGTCGCCGGCACTGGCGGCGCAGGTGTACGTGTGCCGGCCGCCGGACGAGACGCCGACGGGCAAGTACCTGGGCACGGTGCACTTCCAGAGGCTGCTGCGCGATCCTCCGTTCACGCTGGTCAGCTCGATCGTGGACACGGACCTGCCGCCGCTGCGGCCGGACGCCTCGTTGCCCGCCGTGACCACGCACCTCGCCGCCTACAACATGGTCGCGGTGCCGGTCGTCGACGAGAGCGGCTCGCTGCTCGGCGCGGTGACGGTGGACGACGTACTGGACCACCTGCTGCCGGACGACTGGCGGGAGACGGACTTCCACTCCGAGGAGGCCGTGGGTGGGCACTGA
- a CDS encoding DUF1003 domain-containing protein, producing MAAEAAERSAERAGKSGPSAGASALTRSRVRLDLPRPSRRRLLPEYDPEAFGKLSEKVARFLGTGRFIVWMTLVIIVWVLWNVFAPKELRFDEFPFIFLTLMLSLQASYAAPLILLAQNRQDDRDRVNLEQDRKQNERSIADTEYLTREIAALRMGLGEVATRDWIRSEFQDLIKEMDERRLFPAERDEGDR from the coding sequence CTGGCGGCGGAAGCGGCGGAGCGTTCCGCCGAGCGCGCCGGGAAGTCCGGCCCGAGCGCCGGGGCGAGCGCGCTGACCCGGTCGCGGGTCCGTCTCGACCTGCCGCGGCCGTCACGGCGGCGGCTGCTGCCGGAGTACGACCCGGAGGCCTTCGGCAAGCTCTCGGAGAAGGTCGCGCGGTTCCTCGGCACGGGCCGGTTCATCGTCTGGATGACGCTGGTCATCATCGTCTGGGTGCTGTGGAACGTCTTCGCGCCGAAGGAGCTGCGCTTCGACGAGTTCCCGTTCATCTTCCTGACGCTGATGCTCTCGCTCCAGGCCTCGTACGCGGCCCCGCTGATCCTGCTCGCGCAGAACCGGCAGGACGACCGGGACCGGGTCAACCTGGAGCAGGACCGCAAGCAGAACGAGCGCTCCATCGCCGACACCGAGTACCTGACGCGGGAGATCGCGGCCCTGCGGATGGGCCTGGGCGAGGTCGCCACGCGCGACTGGATCCGGTCCGAGTTCCAGGACCTGATCAAGGAGATGGACGAGCGGCGGCTATTCCCCGCCGAACGTGACGAAGGCGACCGCTGA
- a CDS encoding Mrp/NBP35 family ATP-binding protein: MATDTSSTAAAVPEQDAILDALATVNDPEIHRPITELGMVKSVEIGDGGAVAVTVYLTVSGCPMRETITKLVTEAVEKVAGVTSVAVTLDVMSDEQRKELAATLRGGTAEREVPFAKPGSLTRVYAVASGKGGVGKSSVTVNLAAAMAADGLKVGVVDADIYGHSVPRMLGVDGRPTQVENMIMPPSAHGVKVISIGMFTPGNAPVVWRGPMLHRALQQFLADVFWGDLDVLLLDLPPGTGDIAISVAQLVPNAEILVVTTPQQAAAVVAERAGSIAVQTHQKIVGVVENMSGLPCPHCDEMVDVFGSGGGQKVADGLTKTIGATVPVLGSIPIDVRLREGGDEGKPVVLSDPDSPAGAALRAIAGKLGGRARGLSGMSLGITPRNKF; encoded by the coding sequence ATGGCTACCGACACAAGCTCCACCGCCGCCGCCGTGCCCGAGCAGGACGCGATCCTGGACGCGCTGGCGACGGTGAACGACCCCGAGATCCACCGGCCGATCACCGAGCTCGGCATGGTCAAATCGGTGGAGATCGGCGACGGCGGAGCGGTCGCCGTCACCGTCTACCTGACCGTGTCGGGCTGTCCCATGCGCGAGACCATCACCAAGCTGGTCACCGAGGCCGTCGAGAAGGTCGCGGGCGTCACCTCCGTCGCCGTCACCCTCGACGTGATGAGCGACGAGCAGCGCAAGGAGCTGGCGGCCACGCTGCGCGGCGGCACCGCCGAGCGCGAGGTCCCGTTCGCCAAGCCGGGCTCGCTGACCCGTGTGTACGCGGTCGCGTCCGGCAAGGGCGGCGTGGGCAAGTCCTCGGTCACCGTCAACCTGGCCGCGGCGATGGCGGCGGACGGTCTGAAGGTCGGCGTGGTCGACGCGGACATCTACGGCCACAGCGTGCCGCGCATGCTGGGCGTCGACGGCCGCCCCACCCAGGTCGAGAACATGATCATGCCGCCGTCCGCGCACGGCGTGAAGGTCATCTCCATCGGCATGTTCACCCCGGGCAACGCGCCGGTGGTGTGGCGCGGCCCGATGCTGCACCGCGCGCTCCAGCAGTTCCTGGCCGACGTGTTCTGGGGCGACCTGGACGTACTGCTGCTGGACCTGCCGCCGGGCACGGGTGACATCGCGATCTCGGTGGCCCAGCTGGTGCCCAACGCCGAGATCCTCGTGGTCACCACCCCGCAGCAGGCCGCGGCCGTGGTCGCGGAGCGGGCCGGCTCGATCGCCGTACAGACCCACCAGAAGATCGTCGGCGTCGTCGAGAACATGTCGGGCCTGCCGTGCCCGCACTGCGACGAGATGGTCGACGTGTTCGGCTCGGGCGGCGGCCAGAAGGTCGCCGACGGCCTGACGAAGACGATCGGCGCGACGGTCCCGGTGCTCGGCTCCATCCCGATCGACGTGCGCCTGCGCGAGGGCGGCGACGAGGGCAAGCCCGTCGTCTTGTCCGACCCGGACTCCCCGGCCGGCGCGGCCCTGCGCGCCATCGCCGGCAAGCTCGGCGGCCGCGCCCGAGGCCTCTCGGGCATGTCCCTGGGCATCACCCCGAGGAACAAGTTCTGA
- a CDS encoding sec-independent translocase translates to MFNDIGALELVTIVVLAILVFGPDKLPKVIQDVSGVIRKIRAFSDSAKQDIRSELGPEFKDFEFEDLNPKNFIRKQLTENEDLKEIRTSFDLRKELNDVTDAVNSKEADPAAASPGAAATPAGAGPDLLKKPAAPAVDQRSRFDADAT, encoded by the coding sequence GTGTTCAACGACATAGGCGCACTCGAACTGGTCACGATCGTGGTGCTCGCCATCCTCGTCTTCGGACCGGACAAGCTGCCCAAGGTCATCCAGGACGTCTCCGGGGTCATCCGGAAGATCCGCGCGTTCTCCGACAGCGCCAAGCAGGACATCCGCTCCGAACTCGGCCCGGAATTCAAGGACTTCGAGTTCGAGGACCTGAACCCGAAGAACTTCATCCGCAAGCAGCTGACGGAGAACGAGGACCTCAAGGAGATCCGGACCAGCTTCGACCTCCGCAAGGAGCTGAACGACGTCACCGACGCCGTCAACAGCAAGGAGGCCGACCCGGCTGCCGCCTCCCCGGGTGCCGCCGCCACGCCCGCCGGCGCCGGCCCGGACCTGCTGAAGAAGCCCGCCGCGCCCGCCGTCGACCAGCGCTCCCGCTTCGACGCCGACGCCACCTGA
- a CDS encoding S1C family serine protease — protein MADRQQTEPAPSWWSRPQGVAEGRGEGVPAPRPEGGTDSGPESGPEGPVREGAGQGPVQDAGGQQETAHGVRYDPWGAQPLQVVDRGREGRGFRLWQVVALSVGTALLAGGIGGYLGVLAERQSSTRLELPQAGIADKGRAPDSVAGIAATALPGVVTLHVRSDKGGGTGTGFVLDQQGHILTNNHVVADAKEIAVTFSTGESVTAELVGRDSGYDLAVVKVSGVRGLQPLSLGNSENVKVGDPVVAIGAPFDLSNTVTAGIISATGRPVTAGGDKGDGSDISYVDALQTDAPINPGNSGGPLLDSKAHVVGINSAIRGADKDDPDRQGGSIGLGFAIPINQGKRVAEELIRTGRATHPVIGVTLDMEYTGDGARVGDKAEDGKPSVVSGGPGARAGIKAGDVITKVDGQRVRGGDELIVKIRAHRPGDRLTLTVLREGRERTLDVVLGSANGS, from the coding sequence ATGGCCGACAGGCAGCAGACCGAACCGGCTCCGTCGTGGTGGAGCCGGCCCCAGGGCGTGGCCGAGGGCCGCGGGGAAGGTGTCCCGGCCCCGAGGCCCGAGGGCGGGACCGACAGCGGCCCTGAAAGCGGTCCCGAGGGCCCGGTTCGGGAGGGCGCGGGTCAGGGGCCGGTCCAGGACGCGGGCGGGCAGCAGGAGACGGCCCACGGGGTGCGGTACGACCCGTGGGGCGCCCAGCCCCTCCAGGTCGTCGACCGGGGCCGCGAGGGGCGCGGATTCAGGCTCTGGCAGGTGGTGGCCCTCAGCGTGGGCACCGCCCTGCTCGCGGGCGGCATCGGCGGCTACCTCGGCGTGCTCGCCGAGCGGCAGAGCAGTACCCGGCTGGAGCTGCCCCAGGCGGGGATCGCGGACAAGGGCCGGGCACCGGACAGCGTGGCCGGCATCGCGGCCACGGCGCTGCCCGGGGTGGTCACCCTGCACGTGCGGAGCGACAAGGGCGGCGGCACGGGAACCGGCTTCGTACTCGACCAGCAGGGTCACATCCTGACCAACAATCACGTGGTCGCCGACGCCAAGGAGATAGCGGTCACCTTCAGCACCGGCGAGAGCGTCACCGCCGAGCTGGTCGGCCGCGACTCCGGATACGACCTGGCCGTGGTCAAGGTCAGCGGGGTGCGCGGGCTCCAGCCGCTGAGCCTCGGCAACTCGGAGAACGTGAAGGTCGGCGACCCGGTGGTGGCCATCGGCGCCCCCTTCGACCTGTCCAACACCGTCACCGCCGGCATCATCAGCGCCACCGGCCGGCCCGTCACCGCGGGCGGGGACAAGGGCGACGGCAGCGACATCAGCTACGTCGACGCCCTCCAGACCGACGCCCCCATCAACCCGGGCAACTCCGGCGGCCCCCTCCTCGACTCCAAGGCCCACGTGGTCGGCATCAACAGCGCGATCCGGGGCGCCGACAAGGACGACCCCGACCGGCAGGGCGGCTCGATCGGCCTCGGCTTCGCGATCCCCATCAACCAGGGCAAGCGCGTCGCCGAAGAACTCATCCGCACCGGCCGGGCCACGCACCCCGTGATCGGCGTCACCCTCGACATGGAGTACACGGGCGACGGAGCCCGGGTCGGGGACAAGGCCGAGGACGGCAAGCCGTCCGTGGTCTCCGGCGGGCCCGGCGCCCGCGCCGGGATCAAGGCCGGCGACGTGATCACCAAGGTGGACGGGCAGCGCGTACGGGGCGGTGACGAGCTCATCGTGAAGATCAGGGCCCACCGGCCGGGAGACCGGCTGACGCTGACCGTGCTCCGCGAGGGCCGGGAGCGGACGCTGGACGTCGTCCTGGGATCGGCGAACGGCTCGTGA
- a CDS encoding anti-sigma factor family protein: protein MSGVSPSPAEQHLGDRLAALVDGELNHDARERVLAHLATCAKCKAEADAQRRLKSMFVESAPPPLSAGLLARLQGLPGGGLDGPSGLMGPPGSAGPGGPGGPGGDQPADPFGSFAYALAPSSLRPQEQGFRIHEVGRPRRRFAYVAAGAVSLAALALGGALPMEIAEPNVRGTTHPAGPVPASRPGPVVSVADAAVRDREPSPATGPTLLSTLATPLPPLHPTPSGTPRPVSLLR, encoded by the coding sequence GTGAGCGGAGTCAGTCCGTCCCCCGCCGAACAGCACCTGGGCGACCGGCTCGCCGCCCTGGTGGACGGGGAGCTGAACCACGACGCCCGCGAGCGGGTACTGGCCCACCTGGCGACGTGCGCCAAGTGCAAGGCCGAGGCCGACGCGCAGCGCCGGCTGAAGAGCATGTTCGTGGAGAGCGCGCCGCCGCCGCTGTCCGCCGGTCTGCTGGCACGGCTGCAGGGGCTGCCGGGTGGCGGTCTCGACGGCCCGTCCGGCCTCATGGGGCCGCCCGGTTCGGCGGGTCCCGGCGGTCCAGGCGGTCCCGGCGGCGATCAGCCGGCCGATCCCTTCGGCTCGTTCGCGTACGCCCTGGCGCCTTCGTCCCTCCGGCCGCAGGAGCAGGGCTTCCGGATCCATGAAGTCGGCCGTCCGCGCCGCCGGTTCGCCTACGTCGCGGCGGGAGCCGTGTCGCTGGCCGCGCTCGCCCTGGGCGGTGCGCTGCCGATGGAGATCGCCGAGCCGAACGTCCGCGGTACGACACACCCGGCCGGGCCCGTCCCCGCCTCCCGGCCCGGCCCCGTGGTCTCCGTGGCCGACGCCGCGGTCCGCGACCGGGAGCCGTCGCCCGCCACCGGCCCGACCCTCCTGTCGACCCTGGCGACCCCGCTGCCGCCGCTGCACCCCACCCCCTCGGGTACCCCGCGCCCGGTCTCCCTGCTGCGCTGA
- the sigE gene encoding RNA polymerase sigma factor SigE, giving the protein MVGTPLDTTRADRGGAAAPVDRGGVLRRLFWSAGEPKSVTYIADSFHTATATTATFAADAGSQAWTPPSWEEIVSTHSARVYRLAYRLTGNQHDAEDLTQEVFVRVFRSLSTYTPGTFEGWLHRITTNLFLDMVRRKQRIRFDALADDAAERLPSREPNPQQVLHDTHFDADVQQALDTLAPEFRAAVVLCDIEGLSYEEIAATLGVKLGTVRSRIHRGRSHLRKALKHRSPEARAEQRALAGASVGAPGAGGEGGAE; this is encoded by the coding sequence ATGGTAGGGACTCCGCTGGACACCACCAGAGCCGACAGGGGAGGTGCGGCTGCGCCTGTGGATCGTGGGGGCGTGTTGAGACGCCTCTTCTGGTCGGCCGGTGAGCCGAAATCCGTGACCTACATTGCTGACAGCTTCCACACCGCCACCGCAACCACCGCGACCTTTGCCGCCGATGCGGGCTCCCAGGCGTGGACCCCTCCCTCGTGGGAGGAGATCGTCAGCACGCACAGCGCGCGGGTCTACCGCCTTGCCTACCGTCTGACGGGCAACCAGCACGACGCCGAGGACCTGACCCAAGAGGTCTTCGTCCGTGTCTTCCGCTCGCTGTCCACGTACACGCCCGGCACCTTCGAGGGCTGGCTGCACCGCATCACCACGAACCTCTTCCTGGACATGGTGCGCCGCAAGCAGCGGATCCGCTTCGACGCGCTCGCCGACGACGCCGCCGAGCGGCTGCCGAGCCGCGAGCCGAACCCCCAGCAGGTGCTGCACGACACCCACTTCGACGCGGACGTCCAGCAGGCGCTGGACACCCTCGCGCCCGAGTTCCGCGCGGCCGTGGTGCTGTGCGACATCGAGGGCCTGTCGTACGAGGAGATCGCCGCCACCCTCGGCGTGAAGCTCGGCACCGTGCGCAGCCGCATCCACCGGGGCCGCTCGCACCTGCGCAAGGCGCTCAAGCACCGTTCCCCCGAGGCCCGCGCCGAGCAGCGCGCGCTCGCGGGTGCGTCGGTGGGTGCGCCCGGCGCCGGGGGAGAGGGCGGAGCCGAGTGA
- a CDS encoding O-methyltransferase, translating to MRQLWGQERVITGNRQTSWAFADAFVAEDDALRWARDRSREAGLRSVSPGTGAALRLLAATADAKAVAEIGTGTGVSGIHLLHGMRPDGVLTTVDPEPDRQAFARQAFRAAGFAGNRARFIPGRALDVLPRLADGGYDLVFCDGDPSESLDYLAESLRLLRPGGLVCFEGVFSDGRTVDSAAQPVEVLRVRELLRSVRESPALEAALLPVGDGLLCAVRR from the coding sequence TTGCGCCAACTATGGGGACAGGAGAGGGTCATTACCGGCAACCGGCAGACGAGCTGGGCGTTCGCCGACGCGTTTGTCGCCGAGGACGACGCTCTGCGGTGGGCCCGCGACCGGTCCAGGGAAGCGGGCCTGCGCTCGGTCTCCCCCGGTACCGGGGCCGCGCTGCGCCTGCTGGCCGCCACCGCGGACGCCAAGGCGGTCGCCGAGATCGGCACCGGAACCGGCGTCTCCGGCATCCACCTGCTCCACGGAATGCGCCCCGACGGGGTGCTGACCACGGTGGATCCCGAACCGGACCGGCAGGCCTTCGCCCGCCAGGCCTTCCGCGCCGCCGGCTTCGCGGGCAACCGCGCCCGCTTCATCCCCGGCCGCGCCCTCGACGTACTGCCCCGGCTCGCCGACGGCGGGTACGACCTCGTCTTCTGCGACGGGGACCCCTCCGAGTCCCTCGACTACCTCGCTGAATCGTTGCGCCTGCTGCGCCCGGGCGGACTGGTGTGCTTCGAGGGAGTCTTCTCCGACGGCCGTACGGTCGACTCCGCGGCCCAGCCCGTGGAGGTGCTCCGCGTCCGCGAGCTGCTGCGCAGCGTCCGCGAGAGCCCGGCCCTGGAGGCCGCGCTGCTCCCGGTGGGCGACGGCCTGCTGTGCGCCGTACGCCGCTGA
- a CDS encoding DUF3117 domain-containing protein, whose product MAAMKPRTGDGPLEVTKEGRGIVMRVPLEGGGRLVVELTPDEADALGDALKKVVG is encoded by the coding sequence ATGGCGGCCATGAAGCCGCGGACGGGCGACGGCCCGCTCGAGGTCACCAAGGAGGGGCGGGGCATCGTCATGCGCGTACCGCTCGAGGGCGGCGGTCGGCTTGTCGTCGAGCTGACCCCGGACGAGGCGGACGCCCTGGGTGACGCCCTGAAGAAGGTCGTCGGCTGA